One segment of Drosophila gunungcola strain Sukarami unplaced genomic scaffold, Dgunungcola_SK_2 000076F, whole genome shotgun sequence DNA contains the following:
- the LOC128264712 gene encoding uncharacterized protein LOC128264712, producing MDQFSHDLTLALEETSLMDRASGVGRWGSRRRTRSTGNLPCAPQPTEDSSSSPTDTLNALGHHGHHGHAHHPHSHTHAHPNANVDGLDTHNLKLPASDSDEKAPLTLPGRMGALESDSLNETTFSPARFYKPNSRRKRKIKRMSMEFEFSKDTPSPHTFAESPLQPGLLSGSTTVTGTIRKRLLKMDATGHHRSHLFFCGKRKRSNRDRYHEQESAKLYASSPHWQLEEQHLQQQHSHSHNHHQQQRMRPRSYSSTSKPLSDRLLPLNKGLLWKINRMAAQGQQAVPPTQKTDNHKDKDLKKDHHQPEMAVELPKQKAVPKKAPPPPSAEAASASAIAIGNRNSFSMDTIVPVTDIDALLLSTPPTAPMLRKKTPQVSGYNSSSSSKTTHRRRRFNTLPQPPLQLQAQAAQSMDCSELYDFLSSSSLSSSSDSEAEVGGHRRHDTDREGDDELTDWPGNEFGPGARYDPKRKLTKKSLLPQIRSDDTIGEDDTLMSGTEAGAVAMEPPPKSPAHQLPESLQDLSRFQPGVSEPIEILNASSEMETNADGTTMPHAPRQIESEMSGETSNPFLSSSPPGQGPVPGQGVREIRAGCRRINGERPGFSIKMSVNERIARFLQDPQQTQIRLPDIELYEPDSMCNLATLYSLTMVVERGCTVLTKTRNTTQVVSVDHPHQQGLQPRPDLFGDFKRRCYGEEEQQQQQQLQLQIHFQQDPGTQTQPHK from the exons ATGGATCAATTCTCGCACGACCTGACGCTGGCTCTCGAGGAGACCTCCCTGATGGACAGGGCGAGTGGCGTCGGAAGGTGGGGCTCGCGTCGCCGGACACGTTCCACGGGCAATCTGC CTTGCGCCCCCCAGCCCACGGAGGACTCCTCGAGCAGTCCCACGGACACGCTGAATGCCCTGGGCCACCATGGGCACCATGGACATGCACATCACCCCCATAGCCACACCCATGCCCACCCCAATGCCAACGTGGACGGGCTGGACACACACAACCTCAAGTTGCCGGCCAGCGACTCGGACGAGAAGGCCCCGTTGACCTTGCCCGGAAGGATGGGCGCCCTGGAGTCGGACTCGCTGAACGAGACCACCTTCAGTCCAGCCAG ATTCTACAAGCCGAACTCGCGCAGGAAGCGCAAGATCAAGCGCATGTCCATGGAGTTCGAGTTCAGCAAGGACACGCCTTCACCGCACACCTTCGCCGAGTCGCCGCTGCAGCCAGGTCTCCTGAGCGGTAGCACCACCGTCACCGGAACCATTCGCAAGCGCCTGCTGAAGATGGACGCCACTGGGCACCACCGCTCGCATCTGTTCTTCTGCGGCAAACGCAAGCGCTCCAACCGCGATCGCTACCACGAGCAGGAGTCGGCCAAGCTGTACGCCTCCTCGCCACACTGGCAGTTGGAGGAGCAGCatctgcaacagcagcacagTCACAGCCACAAccatcaccagcagcagcggaTGCGCCCGCGGAGCTACTCCTCCACTTCGAAGCCACTCAGCGATCGCCTGCTGCCGCTGAACAAGGGACTGCTCTGGAAGATCAACCGCATGGCTGCCCAGGGACAGCAGGCCGTGCCTCCCACCCAAAAGACTGACAACCACAAGGACAAGGACTTGAAAAAGGACCACCACCAGCCAGAGATGGCGGTGGAGCTGCCCAAGCAGAAGGCCGTGCCCAAGAAGGCGCCGCCGCCGCCAAGCGCTGAGGctgcctccgcctccgccatCGCCATCGGCAACCGGAACTCCTTCAGTATGGACACCATAGTGCCTGTGACCGATATCGATGCCTTGCTGCTGAGCACGCCACCAACTGCTCCGATGCTGCGCAAGAAGACGCCTCAGGTGTCCGGctacaacagcagcagctcctccaAGACGACGCACCGCCGTCGCCGCTTTAACACGCTTCCACAGCCGCCGCTGCAGTTGCAGGCCCAAGCCGCCCAGTCCATGGACTGTAGCGAGCTCTACGATTTCCTCAGCTCCAGTTCGCTGAGCTCCTCCTCGGACAGCGAGGCCGAGGTGGGCGGACATCGCCGGCACGACACCGATCGCGAGGGCGACGACGAGCTGACCGATTGGCCGGGCAACGAGTTCGGACCCGGAGCCAGGTACGATCCCAAGAGGAAGCTCACCAAGAAGTCACTACTGCCTCAAATTCGGTCGGATGACACCATTGGCGAGGATGACACCCTGATGTCGGGCACCGAGGCGGGGGCGGTGGCAATGGAACCGCCACCGAAGAGTCCTGCCCACCAGCTACCGGAATCTCTGCAGGATCTGTCCCGCTTTCAGCCAGGCGTCTCCGAGCCCATTGAGATTTTAAACGCCAGCTCGGAGATGGAGACAAATGCGGACGGCACCACCATGCCCCATGCTCCCCGGCAAATCGAGAGCGAGATGTCCGGCGAAACCTCGAATCCGTTTCTATCCTCGTCGCCGCCAGGACAGGGTCCTGTTCCTGGGCAGGGGGTGCGCGAGATACGCGCTGGGTGTCGCCGCATCAACGGCGAACGACCCGGATTCAGCATCAAGATGAGCGTGAACGAGCGCATCGCCCGGTTCCTGCAGGACCCGCAACAGACACAGATCCGGCTGCCAGATATCGAGCTGTACGAGCCCGACAGCATGTGCAACCTGGCCACGCTCTACTCCCTGACCATGGTGGTGGAGCGCGGCTGCACGGTGCTTACTAAAACCAG GAACACTACGCAGGTAGTGAGCGTGGATCATCCCCACCAGCAGGGTCTTCAGCCGCGTCCCG
- the LOC128264717 gene encoding uncharacterized protein LOC128264717 isoform X2, with the protein MASPCRNPQRTLKSWRLLTESLKLFTLKLGRNQQLLPGRRLFCLEERRNLNDSLGQCIAGVSLIASVVRSCHLRLDVDRMLLIVEHGQLDGQLKIHEERLRVTQCELGCKRQELFHQMTASARMGQKLAMAKERNQELELRNRQLEDQTLDRSELFESRCVMLCGRAFDLSQELIQTRMRINDFENACTQLRRRILELKLRRVQRRRLLSELVLRLRKAQDQQVPPILWRLWHCMRFLWNCVECLGHPSGKLDAINWFMAGY; encoded by the exons ATGGCCTCTCCATGTCGAAATCCTCAGCGAACCTTGAAATCGTGGCGCCTGCTGACCGAAAGCCTTAAGTTGTTTACCTTAAAGCTGGGCAGGAATCAGCAATTG CTTCCGGGTCGTCGGCTGTTCTGCTTGGAAGAGCGACGAAACCTAAACGATTCGCTGGGCCAGTGCATCGCCGGCGTCTCCTTGATTGCCAGTGTGGTGCGGAGTTGTCACCTGCGCCTGGACGTCGACCGGATGCTACTGATCGTGGAGCACGGACAACTGGACGGGCAGCTTAAGATCCACGAGGAGCGACTCCGGGTGACGCAGTGCGAGCTGGGATGCAAGCGACAGGAGCTCTTCCACCAGATGACCGCTTCGGCCAGGATGGGCCAGAAACTGGCGATGGCCAAGGAGCGCAaccaggagctggagctgcGAAACCGCCAGCTGGAAGATCAG ACGCTGGACAGATCGGAGCTATTCGAGTCGCGGTGTGTGATGCTGTGCGGCCGGGCCTTTGACCTCAGTCAAGAGCTGATTCAGACCAGGATGCGGATCAACGACTTCGAGAACGCCTGCACGCAGCTGCGGAG GCGCATCCTGGAGCTGAAGCTGCGACGCGTCCAACGGAGACGACTGCTCAGCGAGCTGgtgctgcggctgcgaaaggcccAGGATCAACAGGTGCCCCCCATCCTATGGCGGCTCTGGCACTGCATGAGATTCCTGTGGAACTGTGTGGAGTGTTTGGGCCATCCCTCCGGCAAGTTGGATGCCATCAATTGGTTCATGGCGGGCTATTAA
- the LOC128264717 gene encoding uncharacterized protein LOC128264717 isoform X1: MASPCRNPQRTLKSWRLLTESLKLFTLKLGRNQQLVWFKLPGRRLFCLEERRNLNDSLGQCIAGVSLIASVVRSCHLRLDVDRMLLIVEHGQLDGQLKIHEERLRVTQCELGCKRQELFHQMTASARMGQKLAMAKERNQELELRNRQLEDQTLDRSELFESRCVMLCGRAFDLSQELIQTRMRINDFENACTQLRRRILELKLRRVQRRRLLSELVLRLRKAQDQQVPPILWRLWHCMRFLWNCVECLGHPSGKLDAINWFMAGY, translated from the exons ATGGCCTCTCCATGTCGAAATCCTCAGCGAACCTTGAAATCGTGGCGCCTGCTGACCGAAAGCCTTAAGTTGTTTACCTTAAAGCTGGGCAGGAATCAGCAATTGGTATGGTTTAAG CTTCCGGGTCGTCGGCTGTTCTGCTTGGAAGAGCGACGAAACCTAAACGATTCGCTGGGCCAGTGCATCGCCGGCGTCTCCTTGATTGCCAGTGTGGTGCGGAGTTGTCACCTGCGCCTGGACGTCGACCGGATGCTACTGATCGTGGAGCACGGACAACTGGACGGGCAGCTTAAGATCCACGAGGAGCGACTCCGGGTGACGCAGTGCGAGCTGGGATGCAAGCGACAGGAGCTCTTCCACCAGATGACCGCTTCGGCCAGGATGGGCCAGAAACTGGCGATGGCCAAGGAGCGCAaccaggagctggagctgcGAAACCGCCAGCTGGAAGATCAG ACGCTGGACAGATCGGAGCTATTCGAGTCGCGGTGTGTGATGCTGTGCGGCCGGGCCTTTGACCTCAGTCAAGAGCTGATTCAGACCAGGATGCGGATCAACGACTTCGAGAACGCCTGCACGCAGCTGCGGAG GCGCATCCTGGAGCTGAAGCTGCGACGCGTCCAACGGAGACGACTGCTCAGCGAGCTGgtgctgcggctgcgaaaggcccAGGATCAACAGGTGCCCCCCATCCTATGGCGGCTCTGGCACTGCATGAGATTCCTGTGGAACTGTGTGGAGTGTTTGGGCCATCCCTCCGGCAAGTTGGATGCCATCAATTGGTTCATGGCGGGCTATTAA
- the LOC128264717 gene encoding uncharacterized protein LOC128264717 isoform X3 yields MASPCRNPQRTLKSWRLLTESLKLFTLKLGRNQQLVWFKLPGRRLFCLEERRNLNDSLGQCIAGVSLIASVVRSCHLRLDVDRMLLIVEHGQLDGQLKIHEERLRVTQCELGCKRQELFHQMTASARMGQKLAMAKERNQELELRNRQLEDQ; encoded by the exons ATGGCCTCTCCATGTCGAAATCCTCAGCGAACCTTGAAATCGTGGCGCCTGCTGACCGAAAGCCTTAAGTTGTTTACCTTAAAGCTGGGCAGGAATCAGCAATTGGTATGGTTTAAG CTTCCGGGTCGTCGGCTGTTCTGCTTGGAAGAGCGACGAAACCTAAACGATTCGCTGGGCCAGTGCATCGCCGGCGTCTCCTTGATTGCCAGTGTGGTGCGGAGTTGTCACCTGCGCCTGGACGTCGACCGGATGCTACTGATCGTGGAGCACGGACAACTGGACGGGCAGCTTAAGATCCACGAGGAGCGACTCCGGGTGACGCAGTGCGAGCTGGGATGCAAGCGACAGGAGCTCTTCCACCAGATGACCGCTTCGGCCAGGATGGGCCAGAAACTGGCGATGGCCAAGGAGCGCAaccaggagctggagctgcGAAACCGCCAGCTGGAAGATCAG TAA